One window of Saprospiraceae bacterium genomic DNA carries:
- a CDS encoding GIY-YIG nuclease family protein, which produces MPFFVYIIVSLQNGTFYKGFSLNPVLRLKQHNDGLSKYTSKFKPWKLVYVEQFSSKSDALIREKI; this is translated from the coding sequence ATGCCTTTTTTTGTCTACATCATTGTCAGTTTGCAAAATGGTACTTTTTACAAAGGGTTTTCTCTGAACCCCGTTCTTAGACTTAAGCAACATAATGATGGTCTATCCAAATATACTTCCAAATTTAAGCCTTGGAAACTGGTTTATGTTGAGCAGTTTTCTTCCAAGTCTGATGCTTTGATTAGGGAAAAAATTTGA
- a CDS encoding M48 family metallopeptidase, protein MGFGNSRIGSTLILALIIAGFSYFKYCSTKTYNEYTGKYQHVGISPEQEIALGLNTAPAMIQQHGGLHPDQRGQDLVKSVGRKLVQSTIASKTPYQYDFHLLADEEVINAFALPGGQVFITAALFNKLKNEDQLAGVFGHEIGHVIARHGGERITQTELFEGLSGAATVATGDYATGQGVSALLNQFFSMPYGRDQELQSDDIGVKLMMDSGYNPEELIGVMEILKAASGPNRTPERLSTHPDPENRIERIREAIQKYKNQPN, encoded by the coding sequence ATGGGATTCGGTAACTCAAGAATTGGAAGCACCCTGATATTGGCTTTAATCATTGCAGGTTTTTCGTACTTTAAATACTGTAGCACAAAGACTTACAATGAATATACCGGCAAATATCAACACGTTGGTATCAGTCCTGAACAAGAAATTGCGCTTGGTTTAAATACGGCTCCAGCAATGATTCAACAACACGGGGGTTTACATCCTGATCAACGAGGACAAGATCTGGTAAAAAGTGTGGGTCGAAAGCTGGTGCAAAGCACTATAGCTAGTAAAACACCGTATCAATATGATTTTCATTTATTGGCCGATGAGGAAGTTATTAATGCATTTGCGTTGCCGGGAGGACAGGTATTTATCACCGCCGCATTATTTAATAAATTGAAAAATGAAGATCAGCTGGCAGGGGTTTTTGGTCATGAAATAGGTCACGTCATCGCACGACATGGCGGCGAACGCATTACACAGACCGAACTTTTTGAAGGCTTATCGGGTGCAGCAACGGTCGCAACAGGAGATTATGCTACCGGACAAGGTGTTTCTGCCTTACTGAATCAATTTTTTTCTATGCCTTATGGGAGAGATCAGGAACTGCAATCCGATGATATTGGAGTGAAACTCATGATGGATTCTGGTTACAATCCAGAAGAATTGATTGGAGTCATGGAAATTTTAAAAGCTGCAAGTGGTCCAAACAGAACCCCGGAGCGATTGAGCACACACCCAGATCCTGAAAATCGGATCGAACGAATTCGGGAAGCCATTCAAAAATATAAGAATCAACCAAATTAA
- a CDS encoding DUF4397 domain-containing protein yields MKNSVFTTAIVVLSIVCSFFGCSSSDDGPSGPSKLMFINGILDGKLSTVLVEDSVIVALTAGFGGITQYQEINSGNQNFKIRDNISNAFVVNANFNIGSAKNYSLMAIGTLSSPELIINEDDLSVADTTKGYIRLINLSANSNPMIIIH; encoded by the coding sequence ATGAAAAATTCAGTTTTTACTACTGCAATAGTAGTCCTTTCCATCGTTTGTTCATTTTTTGGCTGCAGCTCATCAGACGATGGTCCTTCTGGCCCATCTAAGCTTATGTTTATAAATGGTATTTTAGATGGAAAATTAAGTACCGTTCTGGTAGAAGATTCCGTAATTGTTGCTCTTACTGCTGGGTTTGGTGGAATTACACAATATCAGGAAATCAATAGTGGGAATCAGAATTTTAAAATTCGGGATAATATATCGAATGCATTTGTTGTAAATGCCAATTTTAATATTGGATCTGCTAAAAATTATTCGTTGATGGCCATAGGGACACTAAGTTCACCCGAACTCATAATCAATGAGGATGATTTAAGTGTTGCAGATACAACCAAAGGGTATATTCGGTTAATCAATTTGTCTGCAAATTCCAATCCAATGATCATCATCCATTAG
- a CDS encoding GIY-YIG nuclease family protein, translated as MPFFVYIIVSLQNCTFYKGFSLNPVLRLKQHNDGLSKYTSKLNLGNWFMLSSFLPSLML; from the coding sequence ATGCCTTTTTTTGTCTACATCATTGTCAGTTTGCAAAATTGTACTTTTTACAAAGGGTTTTCTCTGAACCCCGTTCTTAGACTTAAGCAACATAATGATGGTCTATCCAAATATACTTCCAAATTAAATCTTGGAAACTGGTTTATGTTGAGCAGTTTTCTTCCAAGTCTGATGCTTTGA
- a CDS encoding YceI family protein: MKSKVYFLMAIVTTALVYWTCTHDDDNITPSGPKITRGTNVHLPGNLTTGNPNEWKFDKVHSSVLWQTRYVGASGLLTGRFNQFGLHDVIDAKAINYTVTTQPLPDSSWAFYENEPAKSYFNGYVQINTSNTGEPGRDAGCNVAGMGTVAIVTGTQNLTPQNLAKIKTKEIKFDPASNGYIVTLDLTYQGKLTAPLTKTIPAKLSYVPKQTVQFGTAAAYDVFGLQLSFQFNCRDYGITSTSIADIIEIQCNANFHNK, from the coding sequence ATGAAATCGAAGGTATATTTCTTAATGGCTATAGTAACTACAGCCCTAGTTTATTGGACTTGCACACACGATGATGATAATATCACTCCATCAGGTCCTAAAATAACAAGAGGAACAAATGTTCATTTACCTGGAAACCTTACAACAGGAAATCCCAATGAATGGAAATTTGATAAAGTACATTCCAGTGTACTATGGCAAACACGATATGTTGGAGCATCTGGTTTGCTGACAGGTAGATTCAATCAATTTGGATTGCATGATGTCATCGATGCAAAGGCTATCAATTACACTGTTACTACACAACCCTTACCAGATTCTTCCTGGGCATTTTATGAAAATGAACCAGCTAAAAGTTATTTTAACGGATATGTACAGATCAATACCTCTAATACCGGTGAACCTGGTAGAGATGCGGGTTGCAATGTTGCTGGAATGGGTACTGTAGCGATTGTTACAGGAACACAAAACTTAACTCCACAAAATTTAGCAAAAATTAAAACCAAAGAAATAAAATTTGACCCTGCAAGCAATGGGTATATTGTAACGCTTGATTTAACTTATCAGGGAAAATTAACAGCACCCCTTACTAAAACAATCCCTGCAAAACTGAGCTATGTTCCAAAGCAAACTGTTCAATTTGGAACTGCTGCAGCTTATGATGTATTTGGATTACAATTAAGTTTTCAGTTTAATTGCAGAGATTATGGCATTACCAGCACCAGTATTGCAGACATTATAGAAATTCAGTGCAATGCTAACTTTCATAATAAATAA